CTCTCTTTGGGAATGAATCCAGGGAATCCCCGGACCTCTTCCAGGAAGGAGGTATGGACCTCCACCCCCTTGGACCACACCTTTACGGGGTAGCTCATCCTCCGCCCCCGGGGGCTTATTACCTCGGTGACGTAGATCATGAGCACCAGGGCGACCGCGCAGAAGAGGATGTTCACGACATTGGACGCCACCGACAGGTCAGTGGAGGCGATCAGATCGATAAGAAAGACCAGCAGTACGACCTCGGCGACCCGGCCGAGGTTCTCCAATATTCCCCATCTCTTACCTGCCAGGACCTTTCGGGGCTGCAGCTTCTTCGGTATCGTCTCGGTGAACAGCAGTTCGCCCTTGGTCTCGTCGACAGACCTCGTTCCCTTGGCCATCGCCATGGTGAAGTAGAGGAAAATCAAGTACCTTTGCTTTACCTACCGTGGTCCGGCGGTACGAGGGCCCGGAGCCGCTGGACCGCTTCCAGCTTCTCCCTCTTCTTGAGCTTGGCCTCCTCGACCCCCTGCGTCAGGTAATCGATGGCCTGGTCCATGGCCTTCCTGTCCACGGGGTACGGGACGCCGTCCTTTCCGCCAACGGCGAAGGAGAACTTCACAGGATCGTTCCAGCTGGGACCGGCACCGTAGATCAGCTCGCCGGTGAGAGCCAGGGCCCGCACGGCCGAGGGCCCCACGCCTCTGATTGCCAGCAACTCCTCGTAGTTGCTGGGCTGGAACTCGTAAGCGGCGCGAAGTGCTCTCCAGTTCACCGTCCGGGGCATGTCCAGCTTTTTTGGCCTAAGGCCGCACCACTCATCTATGGTGGTCTGCCCCTTAGCGACCCTAAGGATCTCCTTCTCCAACTTGCCCACCCCATCATTGACCAGGTCCACCGCCACCTTGCGGGATTCCAGCGAGAGCGGGGAGGTCATGTCCAAAGTTCCGTCCACTCTGTTGCCCAGGATACAAGTGTGCGGCTCCTCGATGAAGCCGCTGAGGTCCCGGGACGACCACTGGTATCGGCGAGCGTATCCCGCCAGGTCGGACATGCCCTGCTGGATGACCGTCCAGTTCCCCCTATCGTCGAAGGCCAGGGCATGGTGGTATAGCCTATGCCCGTCCTGGATGGCCGCGTTGTCGACCTTGGCGCACATCCTTGATACGTAGACGAGCCGGTCCTGGTGCTCCTCTGAAATATCGTTTAGGTCGGCGTGGAAGGCGATCTCCTCAGGGGTGCGTAGCGAGACCTTGCCCTTGCCGCCGACGACCACGAGGTCCTTCCTTCCCTCCAACGCCTTCTTCAACGCTCCGCAGGTGACCGTGGTCGTGCCCGATGAATGCCAGTCAAAGCCCAGAACGCATGAGAAGGCTTGGAACCAGAAGGGGTCCGCCAGCCGGCGGAGATACTCCTCGCTGCCGCACTCCAGGACCATGACGTCCGATATCGCCCCTGCCAACTTGACAATCCGGTTGAACAGCCAGCGCGGGGCGGTGCCGTTGTGCAAGGGGAGATCGGTTATGCCGGTACGGGACACGCCTATGCCCACGACCGGTCATGCCATAAATATTTCCGAGGGCCGACCGAATCGCATAGAACCTTCGTCTCATGGTACCTTGTTCCAGCCGGGGAGCGGCTGGTCGAGCAACTGCATGACCTCCTGTGCCGGCCGTCCCCTCCGGACCAGGCCGGCCATGAGCCTCATGGTGAAGCTGGTGTGGTGAAAGAAGAGCTTATATCCTTCGCACAGGTAGTTCACGCCCGGGCCCTCGCCACCGGGCGGCAGGATCCGGTTCTTGGGGCATTCCCCACAGCAGGCGAACAGCACTTCGCACTCCATACATCGGCTGGGCAGCCTGGCCTTGTCGAGGCCGAACGACACCTGCTGGGGCGATCCCAGCAGCGACGCCATGTGCACCTCGCCGATATTGCCCAGCCGGTGCTGGGGGTCTACGAAGTGATCGCATGAGTACAGGTCGCCG
This DNA window, taken from Methanomassiliicoccus sp., encodes the following:
- a CDS encoding DUF763 domain-containing protein; translation: MSRTGITDLPLHNGTAPRWLFNRIVKLAGAISDVMVLECGSEEYLRRLADPFWFQAFSCVLGFDWHSSGTTTVTCGALKKALEGRKDLVVVGGKGKVSLRTPEEIAFHADLNDISEEHQDRLVYVSRMCAKVDNAAIQDGHRLYHHALAFDDRGNWTVIQQGMSDLAGYARRYQWSSRDLSGFIEEPHTCILGNRVDGTLDMTSPLSLESRKVAVDLVNDGVGKLEKEILRVAKGQTTIDEWCGLRPKKLDMPRTVNWRALRAAYEFQPSNYEELLAIRGVGPSAVRALALTGELIYGAGPSWNDPVKFSFAVGGKDGVPYPVDRKAMDQAIDYLTQGVEEAKLKKREKLEAVQRLRALVPPDHGR